From the genome of Rosettibacter firmus, one region includes:
- a CDS encoding AGE family epimerase/isomerase: MLQKDIEKWYPLAIDTIYGGFFSDINYKWELAGAQNKFIVTQARHIWTCAKLSEFYHNDYYTKIAKHGFEFLKNVMWDKKYGGFFDLVTRKGKPIKENNKIIKKAYGHAFVIYGLSAYFEVSNDSSALKLAQKTFEWLENHSYDTIYGGYFQFISEKGEPFVNGYNGTPPKDYNSMIHILEAYTELYKTWKNEKLKERLTSLFYLIRDKVTTDKGYMRLYFQRDWTPVEFNYSSTDKNKNFLLDHVSFGHDIETAYLLLEAAEILGIKDSLTIIKAKTMVNHTISNGWDSFNGGIFDAGYYFKDKDSITIIKNTKEWWSQAEALNSFLLMSELFPEDRVVYYNYFKSQWEYIKKYLIDNINQGWFIGGIDIVPENKFSPKSTIWKCNYHTTRALINCINTLERNNNYK, encoded by the coding sequence GTGCTCCAAAAAGATATTGAAAAATGGTATCCACTTGCTATTGATACAATTTATGGTGGATTTTTTAGTGATATCAATTATAAATGGGAATTAGCAGGAGCTCAAAATAAATTTATTGTTACACAAGCACGTCACATCTGGACGTGTGCAAAATTGTCTGAATTCTATCACAATGATTACTACACAAAAATTGCAAAGCATGGATTTGAATTTCTTAAAAATGTAATGTGGGATAAAAAGTACGGTGGTTTTTTCGATTTAGTTACCAGAAAAGGAAAACCAATTAAAGAAAACAATAAAATAATAAAAAAAGCTTATGGACATGCATTTGTTATTTATGGTTTATCTGCTTATTTCGAAGTTAGCAATGATTCATCAGCATTGAAGTTAGCTCAAAAAACTTTTGAATGGCTTGAAAATCATAGTTACGATACAATCTATGGTGGTTACTTTCAATTCATTTCTGAAAAAGGAGAACCATTTGTAAATGGATATAATGGAACTCCACCAAAAGATTACAATTCAATGATTCACATTCTTGAGGCATACACAGAGTTATACAAAACATGGAAAAACGAAAAACTAAAAGAAAGATTAACTTCTTTATTTTATTTAATAAGAGATAAAGTAACAACCGATAAAGGCTATATGAGATTATATTTCCAGAGAGATTGGACGCCTGTTGAATTTAATTATTCAAGCACGGATAAAAACAAAAATTTTCTGCTTGATCATGTATCATTTGGTCATGATATTGAAACTGCATATCTACTTTTAGAAGCTGCAGAAATCTTAGGAATAAAAGATTCACTAACAATTATCAAAGCCAAAACTATGGTCAATCATACTATAAGTAATGGATGGGATTCTTTTAATGGAGGAATATTTGATGCTGGATATTATTTCAAAGATAAAGATAGTATTACAATTATTAAAAATACAAAAGAATGGTGGTCGCAAGCAGAAGCACTAAATTCGTTTTTATTAATGTCAGAATTATTTCCAGAAGACAGAGTTGTTTATTATAATTATTTTAAATCCCAATGGGAGTACATTAAAAAATATCTTATTGATAATATAAATCAAGGATGGTTTATTGGTGGAATAGATATCGTTCCAGAAAATAAATTTTCTCCTAAAAGTACTATCTGGAAATGTAATTACCACACAACACGAGCTTTAATAAATTGCATCAATACATTAGAAAGAAATAATAATTACAAATAA
- a CDS encoding glycoside hydrolase family 27 protein — protein MKRINLIIILIATSLYAQKFEGLALTPPMGWNSWNKFGCEINEEIIKKMADAMVESGMKDAGYQYIIIDDCWQGERDSLGFIQPDPQRFPSGIKALADYIHSKGLKFGIYSCAGWKTCGGRPGSRGYEFQDAKKYAEWGVDYLKYDWCYTEGLNAEGAYLTMRNALYAAGRPIVFSICEWGNNKPWEWGKNIGHLWRTTGDITNCFDCIVDHGTWKSWGVMQILDMQKGLRAYAGPDHWNDPDMLEVGNGMSVNEDRAHFSMWCMLAAPLIAGNDLSNMSKETIEILTNKEVIDINQDSLGIQGFKYFEKDSIEIWFKPLKKDNWAVCFLNRSKKTHEIKFSWKEHEVIDSIFNKEANFKKTVFNIRDLWKKKNIGTTKDDFVAVIPSHDVILLRLSPIKQH, from the coding sequence ATGAAAAGAATTAATTTAATAATTATTTTAATTGCAACATCATTATATGCACAAAAATTCGAAGGACTTGCATTAACACCACCAATGGGCTGGAATAGCTGGAATAAGTTTGGATGTGAAATCAATGAAGAAATAATAAAGAAAATGGCAGATGCAATGGTTGAAAGTGGAATGAAAGACGCTGGCTATCAATATATAATTATTGATGATTGCTGGCAGGGAGAACGTGATAGTCTTGGTTTTATTCAACCAGATCCACAAAGATTTCCATCAGGTATAAAAGCATTAGCTGATTATATTCATTCTAAAGGATTAAAATTTGGAATTTATTCCTGTGCAGGCTGGAAAACATGTGGTGGAAGACCAGGTAGTCGTGGTTATGAATTTCAAGATGCAAAAAAATATGCTGAATGGGGCGTAGATTACTTAAAGTACGATTGGTGTTACACAGAAGGATTAAATGCAGAAGGAGCATATCTAACTATGCGCAATGCACTTTATGCAGCTGGTAGACCAATTGTTTTTAGTATTTGTGAATGGGGAAATAATAAACCCTGGGAATGGGGAAAAAATATTGGCCATTTATGGAGAACTACTGGCGATATAACAAATTGTTTTGATTGTATAGTTGATCATGGAACCTGGAAATCCTGGGGTGTAATGCAAATACTTGATATGCAAAAAGGATTAAGAGCTTATGCTGGCCCAGATCACTGGAATGATCCTGATATGCTTGAAGTTGGGAATGGAATGTCAGTCAACGAAGATAGGGCTCATTTTTCAATGTGGTGTATGCTTGCAGCACCATTAATTGCTGGAAACGATTTATCAAATATGTCAAAAGAAACAATAGAAATTCTTACTAATAAAGAAGTAATTGATATAAATCAGGATTCACTGGGAATTCAAGGATTTAAATACTTTGAAAAAGATAGTATTGAAATCTGGTTTAAACCCTTAAAAAAAGATAACTGGGCTGTATGCTTTCTTAATCGATCAAAAAAAACACATGAAATTAAATTTTCATGGAAAGAGCATGAAGTTATAGACTCAATTTTTAATAAAGAAGCTAACTTCAAAAAAACTGTTTTCAATATCAGGGATTTATGGAAAAAGAAAAATATTGGTACAACAAAAGATGATTTCGTTGCTGTCATTCCTTCACATGATGTAATTCTATTAAGATTATCTCCTATCAAACAACATTAA